A genomic segment from Sciurus carolinensis chromosome 1, mSciCar1.2, whole genome shotgun sequence encodes:
- the Chchd7 gene encoding coiled-coil-helix-coiled-coil-helix domain-containing protein 7, producing MPVVMRRLRDPDINPCLSESDASTRCMDENNYDRERCSSYFLKYKNCRRFWNSIMIQRRQNGVKPSMPTAAERDEILGAMGKMPY from the exons ATGCCTGTGGTGATGCGGCGACTGAGAGATCCTGACATAAATCCTTGTTTGTCG GAATCTGATGCTTCTACCAGATGTATGGATGAAAATAATTATGACAGGGAAAGATGTTCCAGTTATTTCTTGAAGTACAAAAACTGCCGAAGATTCTGG AATTCCATCATGATCCAAAGAAGACAGAATGGAGTGAAACCATCTATGCCCACAGCAGCAGAAAGAGATGAAATCTTGGGAGCAATGGGAAAGATGCCTTATTGA